The following coding sequences lie in one Azospirillum humicireducens genomic window:
- the pth gene encoding aminoacyl-tRNA hydrolase: MLLLVGLGNPGNEYARNRHNIGFMAVETIAQRHRFTPWKKRFQGQTAEGTVAGDKVLALEPATFMNLSGQSVVAALQFYKLKPENVVVIHDELDLPPGKIRVKKGGGHGGHNGLRSIDAHIGKDYWRIRLGIGHPGNKDLVSGYVLHDFAKADQGWIDPLLDAVSDNLPLMVEGQPELFMNKVTVATQAR; encoded by the coding sequence ATGCTGCTTCTGGTCGGACTGGGCAACCCCGGCAACGAGTATGCCCGCAACCGCCACAACATCGGCTTCATGGCGGTGGAAACCATCGCCCAACGCCATCGCTTCACCCCATGGAAGAAGCGCTTCCAGGGCCAGACCGCCGAGGGCACCGTCGCCGGCGACAAGGTTCTGGCGCTGGAACCCGCCACCTTCATGAACCTGTCCGGCCAGTCGGTGGTGGCGGCCCTGCAGTTCTACAAGCTGAAGCCCGAGAATGTCGTCGTCATCCATGACGAGCTGGACCTGCCGCCCGGCAAGATCCGGGTGAAGAAGGGCGGCGGCCACGGCGGCCACAACGGCCTGCGCTCCATCGACGCCCATATCGGCAAGGACTACTGGCGCATCCGGCTGGGCATCGGCCATCCCGGCAACAAGGATCTGGTCAGCGGCTATGTCCTGCACGACTTCGCCAAGGCCGACCAGGGCTGGATCGACCCGCTGCTCGACGCCGTCTCCGACAACCTGCCCCTGATGGTGGAAGGCCAGCCGGAGCTGTTCATGAACAAGGTGACGGTGGCGACGCAGGCGCGATAA
- a CDS encoding 50S ribosomal protein L25/general stress protein Ctc, which yields MTKIIPLGAETRERAGKGTARQTRRDGRIPAVIYGGKQAPLTISLEKFEFTRVLHQPGFFTHLFDVTVDGTAHRVLPRDVQFHPVTDVPLHVDFLRVSSDTRINVQVPVEFADQDKSAGLKRGGVLNIVRHELELSCPADNIPEHITISCEGFDVGDSIHISSVKLPEGVTSTITDRDFTIATIVAPSGLKSEEAAS from the coding sequence AACGGGCCGGCAAGGGGACCGCCCGCCAGACCCGCCGTGACGGCCGTATTCCGGCCGTCATCTACGGTGGTAAGCAGGCTCCCCTGACCATTTCGCTCGAGAAGTTCGAGTTCACCCGCGTCCTGCATCAGCCGGGCTTCTTCACGCACCTGTTCGACGTCACCGTCGACGGCACCGCCCATCGCGTCCTGCCGCGCGACGTGCAGTTCCACCCGGTGACCGACGTCCCGCTGCATGTCGACTTCCTGCGCGTTTCGTCCGACACCCGCATCAACGTGCAGGTTCCGGTCGAGTTCGCCGACCAGGACAAGTCGGCCGGCCTGAAGCGCGGCGGTGTGCTGAACATCGTCCGTCACGAGCTGGAGCTGAGCTGCCCGGCCGACAACATCCCCGAGCACATCACCATCTCGTGCGAGGGCTTCGACGTCGGCGACTCGATCCACATCTCCTCGGTCAAGCTGCCGGAGGGTGTGACCTCGACGATCACCGACCGCGATTTCACCATCGCGACCATCGTTGCCCCGTCGGGCCTGAAGTCGGAAGAAGCCGCTTCCTGA
- a CDS encoding EAL domain-containing protein, with product MANTHATSNGSDTPGTTDAGFVERVRDAIDRKELSLVFQPQADVFTNRLTGFEALSRWRLSDGTMLPPDVFVPMAEQGEAIHLLGEWTLHAACAAAAGWLRAGIVDVPVSVNLSARQLDDPGLVLKLLGILAETGLPAANLKLELTETAMFSQSADAREALLQLRGAGIRMVLDDFGTGWSSLATLRRVPVEALKIDKQFVQAMVDDRDAAAIVQAVVALAHALDLGVVAEGVETAEQRLYLQAYRCDTLQGYWLSRPLTADGVAEFLAERSVIVSLKPGGPSAAPQTSG from the coding sequence GTGGCGAACACGCACGCGACGTCGAACGGGTCCGACACACCGGGGACAACCGACGCCGGATTCGTCGAACGGGTCCGCGACGCCATCGACCGGAAGGAGCTGTCGCTGGTCTTCCAACCGCAGGCCGACGTCTTCACCAACCGCCTGACCGGGTTCGAGGCGCTGTCGCGCTGGCGCCTGTCGGATGGAACCATGCTGCCCCCCGACGTCTTCGTGCCGATGGCCGAACAGGGGGAGGCGATCCACCTGCTGGGCGAATGGACGCTGCATGCCGCCTGCGCGGCAGCAGCCGGCTGGCTGCGCGCCGGCATCGTCGATGTTCCGGTATCGGTGAACCTGTCGGCCCGTCAGCTCGACGATCCCGGACTGGTGCTGAAGCTGCTGGGGATCCTGGCCGAAACCGGCCTGCCCGCCGCCAATCTCAAGCTGGAGCTGACAGAAACCGCGATGTTCAGCCAGAGCGCGGACGCGCGGGAGGCTCTGCTCCAGTTGCGCGGCGCCGGGATCCGGATGGTGCTGGACGATTTCGGCACCGGCTGGTCGTCGCTGGCCACCCTGCGCCGGGTACCGGTGGAGGCGCTGAAGATCGACAAGCAGTTCGTCCAGGCGATGGTTGACGACCGCGACGCCGCCGCCATCGTGCAGGCCGTGGTGGCGCTTGCCCACGCCCTCGACCTCGGCGTGGTGGCGGAAGGGGTGGAGACGGCCGAACAGCGCCTGTATCTCCAGGCCTACCGCTGCGACACGCTGCAGGGCTACTGGCTGTCGCGCCCGCTGACCGCCGACGGAGTGGCAGAGTTCCTGGCCGAGCGCAGCGTCATCGTCAGCTTGAAGCCGGGCGGGCCTTCCGCTGCTCCGCAGACATCAGGATGA
- the ychF gene encoding redox-regulated ATPase YchF has protein sequence MGFNCGIVGLPNVGKSTLFNALTATQAAEAANFPFCTKEPNVGRVSVPDPRQDKLAEIAKSQKVIPTQLEFVDIAGLIRGASKGEGLGNQFLANIREVDAIVHVLRCFEDDDITHVEGNVDPLRDAEVVETELMLADMESLERQLTSLQKKAKGGDKDSKIKADLMERALKVLQDGKPARVVEVSEEEKPVFKQFMLLTSKPVLYVCNVEEASAATGNSFSAKVAEKAKAENAEVVVISAAIESEVAQLTDPAEKAEFLESMGLEETGLNKLIRAGFKLLDLITFFTVGPKETRAWTVRRHAKAPEAAGVIHTDFERGFIRAETIDYTSYVTLGGEQGAKDAGKMRQEGKEYVVQDGDIFHFRFNV, from the coding sequence ATGGGCTTCAATTGCGGCATCGTCGGCCTGCCGAACGTCGGCAAGTCGACCCTTTTCAACGCGCTGACCGCCACCCAGGCGGCGGAGGCGGCGAATTTTCCCTTCTGCACCAAGGAGCCGAACGTCGGCCGCGTCAGCGTGCCCGACCCGCGGCAGGACAAGCTGGCGGAAATCGCCAAGTCGCAGAAGGTCATCCCGACCCAGTTGGAGTTCGTGGACATCGCCGGCCTGATCCGCGGCGCGTCGAAGGGTGAAGGGCTGGGCAACCAGTTCCTCGCCAACATCCGCGAGGTGGACGCCATCGTCCATGTGCTGCGCTGCTTCGAGGACGACGACATCACCCATGTCGAGGGCAATGTCGATCCGCTGCGCGACGCAGAGGTGGTCGAGACCGAGCTGATGCTCGCCGACATGGAAAGCCTGGAACGTCAGCTGACCAGCCTTCAGAAGAAGGCCAAGGGCGGCGACAAGGACAGCAAGATCAAGGCCGACCTGATGGAGCGCGCCCTGAAGGTGCTGCAGGACGGCAAGCCGGCCCGCGTGGTCGAGGTTTCCGAGGAAGAGAAGCCGGTGTTCAAGCAGTTCATGCTGCTGACCTCCAAGCCGGTGCTCTATGTCTGCAACGTCGAGGAGGCGTCGGCCGCCACCGGCAACAGCTTCTCGGCCAAGGTCGCCGAGAAGGCCAAGGCCGAGAATGCCGAGGTCGTCGTCATCTCCGCCGCCATCGAGTCCGAAGTCGCCCAGCTCACCGACCCGGCCGAGAAGGCGGAGTTCCTGGAATCGATGGGGCTGGAGGAAACCGGCCTGAACAAGCTGATCCGCGCCGGCTTCAAGCTGCTGGACCTGATCACCTTCTTCACCGTCGGCCCCAAGGAGACGCGGGCCTGGACCGTGCGCCGCCACGCCAAGGCCCCGGAAGCGGCGGGCGTCATCCATACCGATTTCGAACGCGGCTTCATCCGCGCCGAAACCATCGACTATACCAGCTACGTCACGCTTGGTGGCGAGCAGGGGGCGAAGGACGCCGGCAAGATGCGCCAGGAAGGCAAGGAATATGTCGTCCAGGACGGCGACATCTTCCACTTCCGCTTCAACGTCTGA